One Tachysurus fulvidraco isolate hzauxx_2018 chromosome 2, HZAU_PFXX_2.0, whole genome shotgun sequence DNA segment encodes these proteins:
- the LOC125140758 gene encoding ly6/PLAUR domain-containing protein 1-like: MRALCVFTCLSVCVFTSVCPLQMQCYQCEETQLNDDCSSATFIRNCTANIQDACQKEVMENTHGVFYRKACASYTTCLIASAGYQRFCSPGRIGSVCISCCNTPLCNGPRPPHTHSTAYTHTYTHSHHLLYILTLSAMATTTLTP; the protein is encoded by the exons ATGCGAGCGTTGTGTGTCTTCACCTGTCTGAGTGTCTGCGTCTTCACTTCAG tttgtccTTTACAGATGCAGTGTTATCAGTGTGAGGAGACGCAGCTGAATGATGACTGTTCCTCAGCGACCTTCATCAGGAACTGTACAGCGAACATTCAGGACGCCTGTCAGAAGGAGGTGATGGAGAACACACACG GTGTGTTCTACCGGAAGGCGTGTGCGTCCTACACCACGTGTCTCATCGCCTCAGCAGGATATCAGCGCTTCTGTTCTCCAGGTCGTATTGGCTCTGTGTGCATCAGCTGCTGTAACACCCCGTTGTGTAACGGGCCAcgcccaccacacacacactccacagcatacacacacacctacacacacagccatcacCTGCTCTACATCCTCACGCTGTCTGCCATGGCAACAACCACCCTCACACCCTGA